GCTGTGTGGCTTCACCACAATCAAACATCCACATACTTTTTTGTTTATTTTGTAAATCAAGCACCATACTTGTGACGTTCCGATCTTTAGACGGAACACCTGCATTAGTGCCTAAAAAAATGAGCTCCATAATGAAATATTATTCTCCATGTTGAATTTGTTCCCAGCTTAAGCCAAATTTCGCAAGGTATTTGCGTAGGCGATCGGCATCGTTGGGCTGTTTTTTATTTTGTCTTGATACTGCGAAAAGTTTTCTACCAGCTTCTGAGAGAGTTGATGATTGCTGACAAGTTTTGATAACCGTATTCAGTTGGCTGAGATCGAAAAGATCGATATCCGAATTTTTCAATAAAGAAGAGGTTATTCCCCAACTTTGTTTTAAACGGCTAATTTCTTCCTCAACAAGTGCTAGAGTGATGCGACCATTTTCAGCAAGTGTTGCCATTCGCGTTATACTAGCACTAAGCTCACGAAAATTACCACGCCATAATGCCTGCTCAGATGTGGCGAACCGAATATAGTGAGATTTTGCATCTGAATTAAAGCGGATCACTTTTTGATAGAGTGTTGCAAAGTGATGCAGCTCATAGTCAATATTGGGTTCAATATCCTCTTTGCGATCGGCTAATCCCGGTAATGAAAAAGACCACATATTAATCCTTGCATAGAGATCTTCGCGAAAAAGCCCCTTTGCAATTTGTTTATCCATATCTCGATGTGTACCTGCTATCAACTGAAAATCGCTTTGTACTTCAGTATCTGAGCCATACGGATAAAAAGATTTTTCTTCTATTGCTTTAAGTAGCATCGCTTGCTCATCAAGCCCTAATTCTGCAATTTCATCAAGAAATAAAATTCCTTTATCGGCTTCTCTTAATAATCCTTGCCTAGCTTGCAATGCACCTGTAAATGCGCCTTTTACATGTCCAAATAAAGTGGACATGGCGTTGTCACCGCGCAAAGTAGCGCAGTTAACTGCGATAAAACGCCCTTTTACAAAATGGCGTGATTGCCGTAATTCATAAATACGTTGAGCAAGAAATGATTTTCCTGCACCAGTGGGGCCAGTTAATAGAATAGGGTCAAAAGAGCGCAATGCGACTCGTTCAATCTGAGCAATTAAGGTATTGAAACGTTCATTTCGTGTGGCGATCCCTGATTTTAAAAAAGAGAGCGACTCATTATGGTAGTGTTCAAATCGGCTCGTTAATTTTGTATAACGGCTTAAATCAAGGTCAATAATGGCATAACTGCCCGTAGCTGACTGTATGGTTTTAGCACCATCTTTATTTTCTATTTTAGAAGTGGGTGAGGTTTGTAATAGTTTTGCAGGTAAGTAATGTGCTTCTGTCAGTAAAAACCAACAAATTTGAGCAATATGTGTTCCTGTTGTGATATGCACATAATATTCTTCATTTTCAGTATCAAATGGATAATTTACTGCAAAATCAAGAAAATGGCTGTAAACCTCTTCAAGATCCCATGGATCACAAATATCAATTTCATATGGCCACACCTCTGTATCAGGTGAGACAGTATGGATATCTTCTGTGATTTTAGATGCTAGCGTTGAGTCATTAGGCTGGTGGATCATCACTAATCGGCTAACAGGAAAATCCTTTTGATGACAAATGGAAATTGTTGGGCGCCATGAGTTCCACCTTTTATGGCTTTTACCTCTTTTATCTAATGTTGTGCCTAAAACACCAATCACTACTTTGCGTTTCATTAAGTTATCCCTACTTATTTTTTATCTATTTTTATAAATATATAGATAAAAAGATAGAGTTCTGTTGTTTTAATTTAATAGATAAATATCTAAAAATCGCATATAAAAATATTTTTATGAATAAAAACAATAAATTAAAAATATTTTTAGTGGTTTTTGAAAACTTGGCACGATATTGGCAATGTTATTACTGTCTTGAGCAGATTTTAAATCTGGTAGGCACATGAGGAACACTTTGTGGTGTTATCTAAATGTGTTCCTCCACATCGAGACTCTGTAGGTGAAGAGGGTTATTTTCAGGTTCGATTCCTGACACCAAAACCATTACAAATCCAAATGTAAAATTAACTATAAAAAATCGTTGTGACAGCTGTACCGTCACCTTACTTATCCACCAGCAACTGAGCTGGATTGATAGCAGAAGAAGAGACAAACAAAGTATCGTTCCTCTCTTGTTTTCCTTTCAGTTTCGCAAAGCTTGCCCGTGGAAAAGTAAGTCACGATAAATTGCACTATATAAAGAAGAATAAAAGAAGAAGGAACGAAAAATGATAAAAACAACAATCGTGGTAAAACAGGGACAGTTAGCACTTTTAAAGAAAAAAGATGAGTACATTGATGTGCTAACAGCAGG
This portion of the Proteus vulgaris genome encodes:
- the rtcR gene encoding RNA repair transcriptional activator RtcR, coding for MKRKVVIGVLGTTLDKRGKSHKRWNSWRPTISICHQKDFPVSRLVMIHQPNDSTLASKITEDIHTVSPDTEVWPYEIDICDPWDLEEVYSHFLDFAVNYPFDTENEEYYVHITTGTHIAQICWFLLTEAHYLPAKLLQTSPTSKIENKDGAKTIQSATGSYAIIDLDLSRYTKLTSRFEHYHNESLSFLKSGIATRNERFNTLIAQIERVALRSFDPILLTGPTGAGKSFLAQRIYELRQSRHFVKGRFIAVNCATLRGDNAMSTLFGHVKGAFTGALQARQGLLREADKGILFLDEIAELGLDEQAMLLKAIEEKSFYPYGSDTEVQSDFQLIAGTHRDMDKQIAKGLFREDLYARINMWSFSLPGLADRKEDIEPNIDYELHHFATLYQKVIRFNSDAKSHYIRFATSEQALWRGNFRELSASITRMATLAENGRITLALVEEEISRLKQSWGITSSLLKNSDIDLFDLSQLNTVIKTCQQSSTLSEAGRKLFAVSRQNKKQPNDADRLRKYLAKFGLSWEQIQHGE